Below is a window of Phormidium ambiguum IAM M-71 DNA.
CTGCCTTCTGCCTTCTGCCTTCTGCCTTCTGCCTTCTGCCTTTCTTTCCTTCTGCTTTCACTTAGCTTTTATAACTAATATCTCACTGGAATGCGGAGAATTTTAGGGCTGTAGCAAGCTGTACTTTGACAGGTATTTGATGAAGTAAAGTAAACTAACATCATAAAGACAAACATGATTAACACAAAAATATGTGCCATGAAATCGACTGATGTAAAACCTTTACTTTTGTTTTCATTGCGATGTAGTTCTGCACTCAAAAAATGAATATTCATAAACTTTTCTTCCTCCAAGATGTAGATGCTGATAAGCTCTATATTTCTAAGTTGCCCAAATGAAAAGTAAAATATAATACTGTCAGTACATAAGTTTTGCGATCGACAATTGAAGAAAGTAAACAAAAAAGTAGACGGCAAATTCCTGTATTCTTCCGCTTTCTCTACTGGCGACATGGTAGAAATGTTGAGCCGGGGGAAATTTCTCAAAAGTAAAAGAGAAAAGCTTTCTTCTCTTCTGCCTTCTTGTACTAGCGCACTCTACCCTTCAAGTTGCACAATAGATCGAATTAGCTTACTTTTCAGTTAACTTAATCTTTTATTCAAGAAGTTGCCTGTCATGCAGAATTTACCGATCGATGCAAAAAACTTGCTGGCTGATTTACTGACTCTTTATCGATCGCAAGTTGACTATTTGGCGATTCGCCTGGAAGAATCAGAAGGGACTGATATCTTACTGCGAGCCGATAAGATAGAAACCCTTTCCCAAGGAATCTCTCTTGGCGGACAAGTACGAGCTTGTTACAAAGGCGGTTGGGGTTTTGCTAGCTTTAACCAACTTTCGACACTAAAAGAACGGGTGGAAGAGGCGATCGCAGCTGCCAGAATGGTAGGGGAAGAAGAAACGATTCTCGCACCAATAACACCAGTACAAGATGTTTGCAGTTTACGTTTAACTGGCACCGATCCGCGACATATTTCTTTGGCGCAAAAGAAAGAATTGTGCGATCGCTACACCGAAATTCTTCGCAGTCTAGATAAACGAATTACTACTACTTCAGTGCGTTATGGTGACAATGCCCAGCGCGTGATTCTCGCCACTTCCGAAGGCACAATGTTAGAACAATCTTGGGTGGATATGGAAATGCGCTTTGCTGCTACTGCCAGAGATGGAGACACCGTACAAACAGGCAGAGAAACTACCGGATCGCGCAAAGCTTACGAAGATTTACTTGGTTTAGATTCCCAAGTTAAAAACGCCGCTCAACGCGCCGTTGATGCTTTAGCTTTACCACCTGTTAAAGGTAACTCTTACACAGTAGTTATTGACCCAATTTTAAGCGGATTATTTGTTCATGAAGCTTTCGGTCATCTTTCCGAAGCAGATATGGCTTATGAAAATCCCGATTTGTTGGAAGTAATGACGATCGGACGCAGATTTGGGCCGAAAGAATTGCAAATTTTTGATGGTGCAGCCCCCGAAGGACATCGCGGTAGCTATTATTATGATGACGAAGGTACGCCAGCAACTACTACGCAATTAATTAAAGATGGCGTTTTAGTCGGAAGATTGCATTCTCGTGAAACGGCTGGCAAACTAAACGAAACTGCCACAGGAAATGCCCGTTGTTTAAATTATC
It encodes the following:
- a CDS encoding TldD/PmbA family protein, whose product is MQNLPIDAKNLLADLLTLYRSQVDYLAIRLEESEGTDILLRADKIETLSQGISLGGQVRACYKGGWGFASFNQLSTLKERVEEAIAAARMVGEEETILAPITPVQDVCSLRLTGTDPRHISLAQKKELCDRYTEILRSLDKRITTTSVRYGDNAQRVILATSEGTMLEQSWVDMEMRFAATARDGDTVQTGRETTGSRKAYEDLLGLDSQVKNAAQRAVDALALPPVKGNSYTVVIDPILSGLFVHEAFGHLSEADMAYENPDLLEVMTIGRRFGPKELQIFDGAAPEGHRGSYYYDDEGTPATTTQLIKDGVLVGRLHSRETAGKLNETATGNARCLNYHYPPLVRMTNTWIEPGKTPVKDLFSDIKEGVYARNWLGGMTNGEMFTFSAGEAWMIRNGEIAEPVRDVTLSGNVFTTLADIEAIGNDFYWDESGGCGKGGQSGLPVGCGGPSLRIKNVIVGGEAA